A window from Mya arenaria isolate MELC-2E11 chromosome 9, ASM2691426v1 encodes these proteins:
- the LOC128246383 gene encoding uncharacterized protein LOC128246383 has translation MQLKTGLSMGYLMMETRSTKQKVLQPTPLRLTYNTQSTPNRYSSQSPPNRRSSQSPPNRLVEEDTKAEVVLPSSGVMDESTGNQEDVSHVQRTCHWEECVTSSDVRKVCLVPDLEVFISQAQLSQVQHLGASNPRKMTIALMDIMFTRDQLAKSSAKGSKRAHNAKIDTVKLPSTAVLTIKQFVLNHFTMLRRFSV, from the exons ATGCAGCTCAAGACGGGACTCAGCATGGGCTACCTGATg ATGGAAACTCGATCGACCAAACAAAAGGTGCTGCAGCCAACACCATTGAGATTGACTTACAATACTCAATCCACCCCAAACCGATACAGTTCTCAATCCCCACCAAACCGACGCAGTTCTCAATCCCCACCAAACAGACTTGTTGAAGAAGACACTAAAGCAGAGGTTGTGCTGCCAAGTTCTGGGGTCATGGATGAATCAACTGGGAATCAGGAGGATGTTTCCCATGTACAAAGAACATGTCACTGGGAAGAGTGTGTCACG AGTTCAGATGTGAGGAAAGTGTGTCTGGTTCCTGACCTTGAAGTTTTTATAAGCCAGGCGCAGCTTTCCCAAGTACAGCATTTGGGGGCAAGTAACCCGAGGAAAATGACGATAGCCTTGATGGACATTATGTTCACGAGAGATCAGCTGGCTAAGTCTAGTGCCAAGGGGTCAAAGAGAGCACACAATGCCAAAATTGACACTGTAAAATTGCCGTCCACAGCAGTTCTTACAATTAAGCAGTTTGTGTTGAACCATTTTACCATGCTTAGAAGATTCAGtgtttaa
- the LOC128245406 gene encoding zinc finger protein 862-like, which translates to MVGKRSGVAARLKQVNPLLLNVHCVCHRLALACTDTNHTLKYISNVELLLRQLWQYFQNSPKRMAAYLKIQTQLKSVRLEGKAVKGVTKRLKKACHTRWLSFEASVKAVHEDYEAVLQTLAHFQESDAIASGLLTKMKKLKFIGVIYILRDILPILGDLSRRFQKGYLSFAAIVPAINMTKDRLHNLVADAKPMESLSRDIESFTDMCAEIKMNQNDAKELHTLFEKYVSALVENIDNRFTDSSPVLEAFNVFDPMLVPDSGVEMRSYGHGQIEVLSNHYFKENPDKSDRLKAEWEGMKYHLRDVIKPSMPDSVKSGKEQTETTTEWCLLQLLKNIAVRQLYPNVIYIAEVIASLPVSNAWPERGASTLKALKTRLRNRLSTSMLESLLHICINAPKPSSLEGQQLVKAAVNAWLENRNRRKLPKQSGSATVTAASATSVIDVEDAGVQTDPYMDVSEDVIRTAVDIALKKLSLDEYDAGDSDSDWSDDEDCCSKNL; encoded by the coding sequence ATGGTTGGCAAACGCTCTGGTGTTGCTGCAAGACTGAAACAGGTCAATCCTCTACTGTTAAATGTACATTGTGTTTGCCACCGTCTTGCCCTTGCATGCACAGATACCAATCATACCTTGAAATACATCAGCAATGTAGAGCTATTGCTTAGGCAGTTATGGCAGTACTTTCAGAACTCGCCAAAAAGAATGGCAGcatatttgaaaattcaaacccAGCTGAAATCTGTACGGCTTGAGGGCAAAGCTGTAAAGGGTGTAACCAAACGCCTGAAAAAAGCATGCCACACACGATGGTTGAGTTTTGAAGCTTCGGTAAAAGCTGTTCATGAAGACTACGAGGCAGTTCTCCAAACGCTTGCGCATTTCCAAGAGAGTGATGCAATAGCCTCAGGTTTGCTGACGAAGATGAAAAAGCTCAAATTTATTGGCGTCATCTACATTCTTAGAGACATTCTTCCCATCCTTGGTGATCTGTCCCGTCGATTCCAAAAGGGATATTTGAGTTTTGCAGCCATTGTACCCGctataaatatgacaaaagatAGGCTACATAATCTCGTTGCTGATGCCAAACCAATGGAAAGTCTTAGTCGGGACATTGAATCATTCACTGACATGTGTGCTGAAatcaaaatgaatcaaaatgaCGCAAAGGAACTGCATACtctatttgaaaaatatgtcagTGCTTTGGTTGAGAACATTGACAACAGGTTTACAGATAGCTCACCAGTCTTGGAAGCATTCAATGTTTTTGATCCAATGCTGGTGCCTGATTCTGGTGTTGAGATGAGGAGTTATGGTCACGGTCAAATTGAAGTGCTGTCTAATCATTACTTCAAGGAAAATCCTGATAAATCAGACAGACTGAAAGCAGAGTGGGaaggaatgaaatatcatttgagAGATGTCATCAAACCTAGCATGCCTGATTCTGTTAAATCAGGCAAAGAACAAACAGAAACTACTACTGAATGGTGTCTTCTACAACTGCTAAAGAATATTGCAGTGAGGCAACTGTATCCCAATGTAATCTACATTGCAGAAGTGATAGCCTCACTCCCAGTTTCTAATGCATGGCCTGAGAGAGGTGCTAGTACACTGAAGGCTTTGAAAACAAGGCTGCGTAACAGACTGAGTACATCCATGTTAGAGTCTTTGCTTCACATTTGCATAAATGCTCCTAAGCCATCATCCCTGGAAGGTCAGCAGCTAGTGAAGGCAGCTGTAAATGCATGGTTAGAGAACAGAAACAGGCGTAAACTTCCAAAACAGTCTGGATCAGCAACAGTCACAGCTGCTAGTGCTACAAGTGTCATAGATGTTGAGGATGCTGGAGTCCAGACAGATCCATATATGGATGTTAGTGAAGATGTCATCAGGACAGCAGTTGACATTGCTTTAAAAAAGCTTAGCCTTGACGAGTATGATGCTGGCGACTCAGATTCAGACTGGTCAGATGACGAAGATTGTTGTTCCAAAAATTTGTGA